The Candidatus Nanohalococcus occultus genome contains a region encoding:
- a CDS encoding ZIP family metal transporter encodes MVQQTILLSLIVTSLFSALGASFLYTSKENFEKMMPYMISLSAGSIFGGVFIHLIFRLSNKFSYGRITGLLILAGMGGSFVLERLVHWHCHHGESHEDALPYVLAVGDSFHNVLDGVLIATSFLASTSAGIAATVAIIAHKVPKELGDFGVMVNGGFSRLKALGAQLAISIFMFVGAGLVVGVSSFSRESVPLLLPLVVGNFVYIAGSDLLPQFKHDEAWIEHLTVFSLGVLIMYLIPYLKAAV; translated from the coding sequence ATGGTCCAGCAAACAATACTACTAAGTCTGATCGTTACCTCTCTTTTCTCCGCGCTCGGAGCCTCGTTCCTCTATACTTCAAAGGAAAACTTCGAGAAGATGATGCCTTACATGATCTCTCTTTCAGCCGGCTCGATCTTCGGCGGGGTCTTCATCCACCTGATTTTCAGGCTGTCAAATAAGTTTTCTTACGGCAGAATAACAGGTCTTTTGATCCTTGCCGGGATGGGAGGTTCCTTCGTACTTGAGAGACTGGTTCACTGGCACTGTCATCATGGAGAGTCTCACGAAGATGCTTTGCCGTATGTTCTTGCGGTCGGAGACTCATTCCACAACGTTTTAGACGGTGTTCTGATTGCAACCAGTTTTCTGGCATCTACGTCTGCGGGAATAGCGGCCACGGTAGCTATTATAGCTCACAAGGTCCCAAAGGAGCTTGGGGACTTCGGAGTCATGGTAAACGGCGGTTTCTCCCGTTTGAAGGCTCTAGGAGCGCAACTGGCAATAAGCATCTTCATGTTTGTCGGCGCCGGACTGGTCGTAGGCGTATCAAGTTTCTCCAGAGAGTCCGTTCCGCTGCTCTTGCCGCTGGTCGTAGGAAACTTCGTGTACATCGCCGGCAGCGATCTCTTACCGCAGTTCAAACACGATGAGGCCTGGATAGAACATCTGACGGTCTTCTCACTGGGCGTCTTGATAATGTATCTGATACCGTATCTTAAGGCCGCAGTGTAG
- a CDS encoding transcription initiation factor IIB yields MSDKDTVSDQNVPRREFDSYQVPDSWQEDEEDNNESETPESQEGEAQEAPESVTDGEGYEIKQEEAEEGDTVLTCPECGAQRFEEDSAEGQLICVDCGLVIDENRIDESAEWRAFNKEEREKKARAGQPLTYTKHDMGVSTEIGKGSGELYKVSGNKRAQYYRLRKWHKRLTKSKDRNLGFALSELNSMISNLNLPESVHEEVARLYEKAVDQGLVRGRSMESIISALLYIVARKQGTPRTLDEISDASGIEKREIGRAYRYVARELGLRILPAKPQDYVPRFAGKLQLSGEVQARARQILKEARERDLLSGKGPTGLAAAALYIAAVIEGEKRTQREVADVVGVTEVTIRNRYKELAEKLGLEEELEEKSN; encoded by the coding sequence ATGTCAGACAAAGATACTGTATCAGACCAGAACGTTCCAAGACGAGAATTCGACAGCTACCAAGTGCCGGACAGCTGGCAAGAGGATGAAGAAGATAATAACGAATCAGAGACTCCAGAGAGTCAGGAAGGCGAAGCTCAGGAAGCACCAGAGTCTGTTACAGACGGAGAAGGCTACGAGATCAAGCAGGAAGAAGCAGAAGAAGGAGACACAGTTTTAACCTGTCCAGAGTGTGGCGCACAGCGTTTCGAGGAAGACAGCGCCGAAGGACAGCTAATCTGTGTAGACTGTGGGCTTGTAATTGATGAAAACAGAATCGACGAATCCGCAGAATGGAGAGCCTTCAACAAAGAAGAACGTGAGAAAAAAGCACGAGCAGGACAGCCACTAACATATACTAAACACGACATGGGAGTCTCCACCGAGATCGGAAAAGGAAGTGGAGAACTCTACAAAGTCAGTGGAAACAAACGCGCACAGTACTACCGTTTGAGAAAATGGCACAAGAGACTGACAAAGTCAAAGGACCGGAACCTTGGATTCGCACTAAGCGAACTCAACTCGATGATTTCCAACCTCAACCTACCGGAATCAGTTCACGAGGAAGTCGCCCGACTATACGAGAAAGCAGTCGACCAGGGACTAGTCCGCGGACGCTCAATGGAATCAATCATCTCAGCACTACTATACATTGTAGCCCGTAAACAGGGAACACCAAGAACACTGGATGAAATTTCCGATGCATCCGGAATCGAGAAACGAGAGATCGGACGAGCATACAGATACGTGGCAAGAGAACTTGGACTAAGAATCCTACCGGCCAAACCACAGGACTACGTGCCAAGATTCGCAGGGAAACTCCAGTTAAGCGGAGAAGTCCAGGCACGCGCACGACAGATTCTCAAGGAAGCACGTGAACGAGACCTTCTATCCGGTAAAGGGCCGACAGGACTCGCCGCAGCAGCACTCTACATCGCCGCAGTAATCGAAGGCGAAAAACGAACACAGAGAGAAGTCGCCGACGTAGTCGGTGTGACAGAAGTAACGATCAGAAACCGTTACAAAGAACTCGCTGAAAAGCTTGGCCTCGAAGAAGAGCTAGAAGAGAAATCTAATTAG
- a CDS encoding DNA-3-methyladenine glycosylase family protein has product MTDWMDSEIKELYEEHGEKTLEKSECPFKRILVSIINQQISTEAGAAIQERFFDRFELTPESILEADEDRMSDVGLSSQKSDYMKSAAEHFIEDDLTAERFGEMSDEEVIEEMTEIRGIGDWTAKMFLMFALGREDVFPVEDLGIRRAMAGVYGIESRKEMREKAEEWRPKRSIASLYLWEFRND; this is encoded by the coding sequence ATGACCGACTGGATGGACTCTGAGATCAAAGAGCTTTACGAGGAACACGGCGAGAAAACGCTGGAAAAGAGTGAGTGTCCTTTCAAACGAATCCTGGTCTCGATCATCAACCAGCAGATCTCGACTGAGGCTGGAGCTGCTATACAGGAACGGTTTTTCGACCGTTTCGAGTTAACTCCGGAAAGCATTCTTGAAGCCGATGAAGATCGGATGAGCGATGTCGGCTTATCGAGCCAGAAGAGTGATTACATGAAGTCCGCAGCAGAGCATTTCATCGAGGACGATCTCACTGCCGAGAGATTCGGGGAAATGTCTGATGAGGAGGTTATCGAGGAGATGACGGAGATACGCGGTATCGGGGACTGGACGGCAAAGATGTTTCTGATGTTTGCTTTAGGCCGTGAAGATGTTTTTCCCGTCGAAGACCTTGGGATAAGAAGAGCTATGGCTGGAGTTTACGGCATCGAGTCCCGGAAAGAAATGAGGGAAAAAGCCGAGGAATGGAGACCGAAGAGATCTATTGCTTCGCTGTATCTTTGGGAATTTAGAAACGATTGA
- the eif5A gene encoding translation initiation factor IF-5A produces the protein MAHQTQASGLSSGNYVMIDGEPCEVRSVSMSSPGKHGSAKAKIKARGIFDQKDRHLTKPGDSMMMQPDVDKKEGQIVSREGTIAQVMDMDTYETEEMELPEDLSAGEGDQIKYWVIDDRVLVKGLKN, from the coding sequence GTGGCACATCAAACACAGGCCTCCGGCCTATCCAGCGGAAACTACGTAATGATCGACGGCGAGCCATGTGAAGTTCGCTCGGTCTCAATGTCCAGCCCAGGAAAGCACGGAAGCGCAAAGGCAAAGATCAAGGCACGCGGAATCTTCGACCAGAAGGACCGACACCTAACAAAGCCTGGCGACTCCATGATGATGCAGCCTGACGTCGACAAGAAGGAAGGACAGATCGTATCCCGTGAAGGAACGATCGCACAGGTAATGGACATGGATACATACGAAACGGAAGAGATGGAGCTTCCAGAAGATCTGAGCGCCGGTGAAGGCGACCAGATCAAGTACTGGGTAATCGACGACCGAGTACTAGTCAAAGGCCTGAAAAACTAA
- a CDS encoding CopG family ribbon-helix-helix protein encodes MGIISLSLDETSEEKIDELQRMGSFNGRSELIRTAVANLHRDMKLREKLEGKLNAVIVVKHPHSKEHDVAHTFHEYDEILNTQLHSKLDEGKCLEVLHTEGSANRIMELFNELEGSKHTEHVEILPQN; translated from the coding sequence ATGGGAATAATAAGTCTCTCACTGGACGAGACCTCGGAAGAAAAGATAGATGAACTACAAAGAATGGGAAGCTTCAACGGCCGAAGCGAGCTAATCCGGACCGCCGTAGCCAACCTACACCGGGACATGAAACTACGGGAAAAACTCGAAGGAAAGCTTAACGCAGTCATCGTCGTAAAACACCCGCACAGCAAAGAACACGATGTAGCCCACACCTTCCACGAATACGATGAAATCCTGAACACTCAGTTACACAGCAAACTCGATGAAGGAAAATGCCTGGAAGTTCTACATACAGAAGGCTCCGCTAATAGGATTATGGAGTTATTCAACGAGTTAGAAGGCAGTAAGCATACCGAGCACGTTGAGATACTGCCTCAGAATTGA
- a CDS encoding tRNA uridine(34) 5-carboxymethylaminomethyl modification radical SAM/GNAT enzyme Elp3, whose amino-acid sequence MSLEKLSRKIIEEIESGEIESKDGIEKRKKELCREMSFQGMPKNSDIREFLDDEEEQAKELLKTKPTRSISGIANIAIMARPAPCGGGCVYCPKGEGAPQSYTGKEPATRRAIRNKYDPFDQVSDRLGQYEKNGHSIDKSKLIVMGGTFPFQDPDYQKEFVKRAFDGFNTYGDGTESDTLEEAIKQNETAKVRNVGVTFETRPDICETEHIDRILEMGGTRVEMGVQTVFEETHERTNRGHGMDKVIEATRKLKNAGFKVCYHLMLGLPGEDFEDDIEKFRQAFNKEQFQPDEVKIYPCEVIQGTELYRRYENGEFDPITSEEAKERLKKIQKDVLPPHVRVKRVMRDIPSTEVDAGPALTNMRQMALQELAEEGIRCRCIRCREVGHVKHKLGLEPKDVELLERDYAASGGHEYFYSFEDVDQDIILGFLRARAPTQSFRDEIDDDTLIVRQLKVLGSSTDIGTEGKDTQHKGYGKQLMEKAEEKARDLGRDRVAVISAVGTREYYRKLGYELEGAYMVKELE is encoded by the coding sequence GTGTCACTCGAAAAACTTTCACGTAAGATAATTGAAGAGATTGAATCCGGAGAAATCGAATCAAAGGACGGTATAGAAAAACGGAAAAAAGAGCTTTGCCGTGAGATGAGCTTCCAGGGAATGCCGAAGAACTCGGACATCAGGGAGTTTCTAGACGACGAAGAGGAACAGGCAAAGGAGCTTCTCAAGACCAAGCCAACCCGTTCGATCTCCGGAATCGCCAACATTGCGATCATGGCACGTCCAGCGCCCTGTGGCGGAGGATGTGTTTACTGCCCTAAAGGAGAGGGCGCTCCACAGAGCTACACCGGCAAGGAGCCAGCGACACGTAGAGCGATCAGAAACAAGTACGACCCCTTCGATCAGGTCAGCGACAGGCTTGGTCAGTACGAGAAAAACGGTCACAGCATCGATAAATCCAAGTTAATTGTAATGGGAGGAACCTTCCCGTTCCAGGACCCGGACTATCAGAAAGAGTTCGTCAAACGAGCATTCGACGGATTCAACACCTATGGGGACGGAACAGAAAGCGATACACTGGAGGAAGCTATCAAACAGAACGAGACTGCGAAGGTCCGGAACGTCGGTGTAACCTTCGAGACCAGACCGGACATCTGTGAGACCGAACACATCGACCGTATACTCGAGATGGGAGGAACCCGTGTAGAGATGGGAGTTCAGACCGTCTTCGAGGAGACACACGAGCGCACCAACCGCGGTCATGGAATGGATAAAGTCATAGAAGCCACTAGAAAGTTGAAAAACGCAGGTTTCAAGGTTTGTTATCACCTGATGCTTGGTTTGCCGGGAGAGGACTTCGAGGACGATATCGAGAAGTTCCGCCAGGCTTTCAACAAAGAACAGTTCCAGCCGGATGAAGTCAAGATCTATCCATGCGAGGTTATCCAGGGAACAGAGCTTTACCGCCGGTATGAAAACGGAGAGTTCGATCCGATCACAAGCGAGGAAGCCAAAGAGCGTTTGAAAAAGATACAGAAAGACGTTTTACCGCCACATGTCCGCGTCAAACGAGTTATGCGTGATATTCCTTCAACTGAAGTCGATGCGGGACCGGCGCTGACAAACATGCGTCAGATGGCTTTACAGGAGCTTGCCGAGGAAGGCATCCGGTGTAGATGTATTCGCTGTCGGGAGGTCGGACATGTAAAACACAAGCTAGGTCTCGAACCGAAAGACGTCGAGCTACTGGAAAGAGATTATGCGGCAAGCGGCGGTCACGAGTACTTTTACTCCTTTGAGGACGTCGATCAGGATATTATCCTAGGGTTTTTGAGGGCGAGAGCGCCAACCCAGTCGTTCCGTGATGAGATCGACGATGATACCTTGATTGTCCGCCAGCTGAAGGTGCTTGGAAGCTCTACCGATATCGGAACCGAAGGAAAGGACACTCAGCACAAAGGATACGGCAAGCAGTTGATGGAAAAGGCCGAGGAGAAAGCACGTGATCTGGGAAGAGATAGGGTCGCGGTTATTTCAGCGGTAGGAACCAGAGAGTACTACAGGAAGCTTGGCTACGAACTTGAAGGTGCTTACATGGTTAAAGAGCTGGAGTGA
- a CDS encoding DUF502 domain-containing protein, with the protein MSLKEKLKNNFMAGLVLLAPLVLTVLVINTFLGWSSFLVNPVLDVTELGSYTDNNVFIARLIVIAIGTIFIALIGSVARTDNGKRFLGGFGRLVNIVPLFRTIYFSIKHFADSVVDNDSKYKKAVLVEYPDKDTYRIGFLTASTPERISKETGESLKNIFMPNSPNPTGGMLVMVPERKIYDIDLTIKEAFKTTMTTGISKDEADEIMEKHME; encoded by the coding sequence GTGAGTCTCAAGGAGAAACTGAAAAACAACTTCATGGCCGGATTGGTGCTTCTGGCGCCTTTAGTCCTGACTGTCTTAGTTATCAACACTTTCCTCGGCTGGAGTTCCTTCCTCGTGAATCCTGTGCTTGATGTCACTGAACTAGGGAGTTACACTGATAACAATGTTTTTATCGCAAGACTGATCGTTATAGCAATTGGAACTATCTTCATTGCGTTAATCGGATCTGTCGCTCGCACTGACAACGGGAAACGGTTTCTTGGCGGATTCGGCCGCCTTGTAAACATTGTGCCGCTGTTCAGAACAATTTATTTCAGTATAAAGCATTTTGCGGACTCGGTTGTCGATAACGACTCGAAGTACAAGAAAGCAGTCTTAGTCGAGTACCCGGACAAGGATACCTACAGAATAGGATTTCTGACCGCATCAACTCCTGAAAGAATCTCGAAGGAGACCGGTGAGAGCCTGAAAAACATCTTCATGCCGAACAGCCCGAACCCGACCGGAGGAATGCTCGTAATGGTCCCGGAACGTAAAATCTATGATATAGATCTAACAATCAAGGAAGCGTTCAAAACAACCATGACAACCGGTATAAGCAAGGATGAGGCCGATGAGATAATGGAAAAACACATGGAGTGA
- the cca gene encoding CCA tRNA nucleotidyltransferase, producing MNWKRLRTKVLEQYGPTDEEISELRKHYEKVSDIIESKYGLETHFAGSASRETCMTGDNDIDVFVLFPSKTSEEELKEKGLEIGKKVFEELNGEHHIEYAEHPYTKGEINGLEVEIVPCFDVEATDIRSSVDRTPHHSRWVQNNLDEKQREDVVILKAFLTCAGLYGSSLKVEGFSGYSCEILIAEFGSFQELMEEAKDWNGDTVIDPENHHEKLPESLENKFSGDSLKIIDPVDPERNVTSVLSTENYAKFIYSCWRMSEEPGMDFFTVEETDVTEFEISQELEKHGDFLVMEFDTVDEVEDIVYPQMRKSMRALNAEFRRHDFRVYNSGFFVGEDRIKIFFEVEMDLPEIKYVEGPKVYHNFKHMSQFQSKYENTFIKGERIYAKTEREFSDAKRLLKAKMEKARKLGVPERIADELNEFRFTEPTDGSDEWLKYLAEKLYITGDQ from the coding sequence ATGAACTGGAAACGTCTCAGAACCAAGGTCCTCGAACAGTATGGACCGACAGATGAAGAAATCAGCGAGCTGCGCAAACATTACGAGAAGGTATCGGATATAATTGAATCGAAGTACGGGCTTGAAACCCATTTTGCCGGCTCAGCTTCCCGAGAGACGTGTATGACAGGAGACAACGACATCGATGTCTTTGTTCTATTCCCATCCAAGACCTCGGAAGAGGAGTTAAAGGAAAAAGGCCTAGAGATAGGTAAAAAGGTTTTTGAGGAGTTAAACGGCGAACACCATATCGAGTACGCCGAACATCCTTACACCAAGGGCGAGATCAACGGGTTAGAGGTCGAGATCGTTCCATGTTTCGATGTTGAAGCAACCGATATTCGTTCGAGCGTGGACCGGACACCGCATCACTCACGTTGGGTTCAAAATAATCTGGATGAAAAACAGCGGGAAGACGTTGTGATACTGAAAGCGTTTTTGACCTGTGCGGGGCTTTACGGCTCTTCATTGAAGGTTGAAGGTTTTTCCGGTTACTCCTGTGAGATTCTTATCGCGGAGTTCGGCAGCTTCCAGGAGCTGATGGAAGAGGCCAAAGACTGGAACGGCGATACAGTGATCGATCCGGAAAACCACCACGAGAAGCTACCGGAGTCCCTGGAAAACAAGTTCTCAGGCGATAGCTTGAAGATTATTGATCCGGTTGACCCGGAGAGAAACGTTACCTCTGTTCTTTCCACGGAAAACTACGCGAAGTTTATCTACAGCTGCTGGCGGATGAGCGAGGAGCCAGGAATGGACTTTTTCACGGTTGAAGAGACCGATGTCACCGAGTTCGAGATCAGCCAGGAACTGGAAAAACACGGAGACTTCCTGGTAATGGAGTTCGATACGGTAGATGAGGTTGAAGACATTGTCTACCCTCAAATGCGGAAGAGTATGAGAGCTTTGAACGCGGAGTTCCGAAGACATGATTTCCGAGTCTACAATTCAGGGTTTTTCGTAGGAGAAGACAGGATCAAGATATTTTTCGAGGTTGAGATGGACCTGCCGGAGATCAAATACGTTGAAGGCCCGAAGGTGTACCATAACTTCAAGCATATGAGCCAGTTCCAATCGAAGTATGAAAACACGTTTATCAAAGGCGAGAGAATCTATGCGAAGACTGAAAGAGAGTTTTCCGATGCCAAGCGACTGTTGAAAGCGAAGATGGAAAAAGCCCGGAAGCTGGGCGTACCGGAAAGGATCGCAGATGAGTTAAACGAGTTTAGATTCACCGAGCCAACCGATGGGTCGGACGAATGGTTGAAATACCTGGCGGAGAAGCTCTACATTACAGGAGATCAATAA
- a CDS encoding histone family protein: MTMSLPNAPVERIIRKAGAERVSESAVEELKQALEEAAEEISQEASKMADHAGRNTVTREDIEISTQ, encoded by the coding sequence ATTACTATGAGTCTTCCAAACGCACCAGTCGAAAGAATAATCAGAAAAGCAGGAGCAGAAAGAGTATCAGAGAGCGCAGTAGAAGAGCTAAAGCAGGCTCTAGAAGAAGCTGCCGAAGAGATCTCCCAAGAAGCATCCAAAATGGCAGATCACGCAGGCAGGAACACTGTCACACGTGAAGACATCGAAATCTCAACCCAGTAG
- a CDS encoding AI-2E family transporter, producing the protein MSGGGLRFKRETLGVAMLLCLGSLYILYPFLDAVVLAIATSYILRFAHNRMNNKIDNNFLSSLIIITAVLGIISAGLYTFINNFTMLLSALNSLTGSFEQLVVNFIELIDLPARFRQNTESLINTLSVYLNARLRNIFEGVPGLLIHLGIYAVTSIYLYKDGGKIEDKMMEIIENLPEEERKISTSLVESINYIFKGVFVTQFLVATILGIIAGLGFYAISMISASPIPLIPIWAGLIAITALLPLIANFMVYGPLGGYYLLTGDPVKGSLILFFGFAILQIMPEVFLRPYIGSKHMNEHPLIIFMGFLAGPLTLGLKGVVLGPLILILTKEFVRDYATLVSK; encoded by the coding sequence ATGAGCGGGGGAGGACTTAGATTCAAGAGAGAGACTCTGGGAGTCGCCATGCTTCTGTGTCTCGGAAGCCTCTACATACTTTACCCGTTCCTTGATGCGGTTGTACTCGCTATCGCAACATCATACATTCTGCGGTTCGCACACAACCGGATGAACAACAAGATCGACAACAACTTCCTATCCTCCCTAATAATAATAACAGCAGTTCTGGGAATAATATCGGCCGGTCTTTACACATTCATTAACAACTTCACAATGCTTCTAAGCGCTTTAAACTCTCTTACAGGTTCATTCGAACAACTGGTCGTCAATTTCATCGAGCTGATCGATCTTCCAGCACGTTTCCGGCAGAACACGGAAAGCTTGATCAACACTCTTTCAGTTTACCTGAACGCACGGCTTAGAAATATTTTCGAAGGCGTACCAGGCCTCTTAATACACCTAGGTATCTATGCGGTAACATCCATCTACCTGTACAAGGACGGAGGGAAGATCGAAGACAAGATGATGGAGATCATCGAGAACCTCCCGGAAGAAGAGCGGAAGATCTCAACCTCACTTGTCGAGTCCATAAACTATATTTTCAAGGGCGTGTTCGTAACACAGTTCCTCGTAGCCACAATACTGGGAATTATAGCAGGACTCGGATTCTACGCAATTTCAATGATATCAGCCTCCCCAATCCCACTAATCCCGATCTGGGCCGGGCTGATAGCAATCACAGCATTGCTTCCACTTATCGCAAACTTCATGGTCTACGGACCGCTCGGCGGATACTACCTGCTTACAGGAGACCCGGTGAAAGGAAGTCTAATCCTGTTTTTCGGATTCGCAATCCTTCAGATAATGCCAGAAGTCTTCCTAAGACCTTACATCGGCTCCAAGCACATGAACGAACACCCACTGATCATATTCATGGGATTCCTCGCAGGACCGCTTACACTCGGACTCAAAGGAGTAGTGCTAGGACCTCTGATCCTTATCCTGACAAAGGAGTTTGTCAGAGATTATGCTACACTAGTCTCGAAGTAG
- a CDS encoding adenylate kinase, whose product MGEVNIVTGLSGVGKGTVLEEAMLLADKDYELINYGDRMLEIAKERELVESRDEMKKIGTETYREIQKEAAESIFEDAEEKDVIVDTHAAIYTPHGYIPGLPKWSIEKLEPSKIIMIDADSEAIWNRVKDDEGRSREHESIEHITEYRRIAREMAASGCVLTGAYLKVLENADGQAEKAAEELVKTLRA is encoded by the coding sequence ATGGGAGAAGTAAACATCGTAACCGGACTATCAGGAGTAGGAAAAGGAACAGTGCTGGAAGAGGCAATGCTTCTAGCGGACAAAGACTACGAGCTGATCAACTACGGCGATAGGATGCTAGAGATCGCGAAAGAACGCGAGTTAGTTGAATCACGTGACGAGATGAAGAAAATCGGCACAGAGACCTACAGAGAGATCCAGAAAGAGGCAGCTGAATCAATCTTCGAGGACGCTGAGGAAAAAGACGTTATCGTCGATACTCACGCAGCGATTTACACGCCTCACGGATACATCCCGGGGCTTCCAAAGTGGAGCATCGAGAAACTTGAACCTTCAAAGATAATCATGATAGATGCGGACTCCGAGGCGATCTGGAACCGTGTTAAAGACGATGAAGGTAGAAGTAGAGAGCATGAATCCATAGAACACATAACAGAGTACAGACGGATCGCAAGAGAGATGGCTGCCAGCGGATGCGTTCTAACAGGAGCCTATCTAAAGGTCCTGGAAAACGCCGATGGGCAGGCAGAAAAGGCCGCAGAAGAGCTAGTCAAGACCCTGCGAGCCTAG
- a CDS encoding NOB1 family endonuclease: MPVADANVFIRGKRTPFDSALTVPEVMDELESDSARRKFDFADVSVMNPSEESIEKVREKSEELNSPTSKIDEKLLALALDVKQAIVTDDKALQNLALHLEVEFEAYMTDGIDEKKRWEEYCPNCGRKVAGRCDRCGQKSTSRLV, translated from the coding sequence ATGCCCGTAGCCGACGCAAATGTATTCATCAGAGGGAAGAGAACGCCTTTCGACAGCGCTCTAACAGTTCCAGAGGTAATGGATGAACTGGAATCAGATTCAGCTCGCAGAAAATTTGATTTTGCCGACGTATCTGTCATGAATCCCTCGGAGGAAAGTATCGAGAAGGTTCGGGAAAAATCCGAGGAGTTAAACTCTCCGACCTCCAAGATTGATGAAAAACTTCTGGCACTTGCTTTAGATGTAAAACAGGCGATTGTAACTGATGATAAAGCTTTACAGAACCTGGCGCTTCATCTAGAAGTTGAGTTCGAGGCTTACATGACTGATGGGATCGATGAGAAAAAACGCTGGGAGGAATACTGTCCTAACTGCGGTAGAAAGGTTGCTGGTCGCTGTGATCGTTGCGGGCAGAAATCTACTTCGAGACTAGTGTAG
- a CDS encoding rhodanese-like domain-containing protein, whose translation MTDTITTTELENRIEGKCVIIDVLAKDHFREAHLPGAINIPLEKIGKTALERFDKDQELVVYCKDRECSASPKAAEKLEKLGFNQVKDYEPGLEGWKKAGNQVSSSEP comes from the coding sequence ATGACTGATACCATAACAACCACGGAGCTTGAAAACAGGATAGAAGGAAAATGTGTTATAATCGATGTTTTAGCCAAAGATCACTTCCGAGAGGCACACTTGCCTGGAGCTATCAATATCCCCCTGGAAAAGATAGGAAAAACGGCTCTTGAAAGATTCGATAAAGATCAGGAGCTAGTGGTTTACTGTAAGGACAGAGAGTGTAGTGCTTCTCCTAAAGCAGCTGAAAAACTTGAAAAACTTGGTTTCAACCAGGTCAAAGACTATGAACCGGGTCTGGAAGGCTGGAAAAAAGCTGGCAACCAGGTTAGCTCCAGCGAACCATAG
- a CDS encoding tRNA (guanine(10)-N(2))-dimethyltransferase, translated as MEERGYQVFAPEEDEPDKQSDVFFNDHMIENRDISEAAFKVASNIIQSDEIHTCDALSASGIRGFRFNEFSDHLVLNDVNPNAVESIEKGLEANGIEAEVTNKDANIILTENRNRFHLIDVDPFGPFTTFLDSTARAANHDSFVGLTATDNAVPAGSYKKTCMRRYGSTPLKESFMHETALRIYIHEAFRNFARFDKCFEPKLAFQHRHYCRVIGRVTESKKRTNQQLENTGFLSFCPDCRWRVLEKEKRDECELCGHGVANAGPLWIGKFSDRRFTEKVLEEMPAEWEDGREIVERVDSEAEIITPFYDLHELCSNMGVSSPKRDPVIEKIHEKGYPISRTHFSPTGFRTDAPLDDIKEAITEVRKERAG; from the coding sequence GAGGCTACCAGGTATTCGCTCCGGAAGAAGACGAACCGGACAAACAGTCAGACGTTTTCTTCAACGACCATATGATTGAAAACCGGGACATATCAGAGGCAGCGTTCAAGGTAGCTTCAAACATCATCCAGTCCGATGAAATACATACCTGCGATGCTCTATCCGCCTCAGGAATCCGTGGCTTCCGTTTCAACGAGTTTTCCGATCACCTGGTGCTTAACGATGTGAATCCTAACGCGGTAGAAAGCATCGAAAAAGGCCTGGAGGCCAACGGCATCGAAGCCGAGGTCACCAACAAGGACGCCAATATAATACTAACTGAAAACCGTAACCGGTTCCACCTGATAGACGTCGATCCGTTCGGACCTTTCACCACGTTCCTGGATTCGACGGCCCGAGCAGCAAACCACGATAGCTTCGTTGGACTGACCGCGACAGATAATGCGGTGCCAGCCGGCAGCTACAAGAAGACCTGTATGCGGAGGTACGGCTCAACTCCGTTGAAAGAATCTTTCATGCATGAAACCGCCTTGCGTATCTACATACATGAGGCGTTCCGGAACTTCGCGCGGTTCGATAAATGTTTCGAGCCGAAGCTAGCCTTCCAGCACCGACATTACTGCCGTGTGATCGGCCGTGTAACCGAATCAAAGAAACGGACGAACCAGCAGCTGGAAAACACAGGTTTCCTATCTTTCTGCCCGGACTGCCGGTGGAGAGTGCTTGAAAAGGAGAAAAGAGATGAATGCGAACTATGTGGGCATGGAGTGGCAAATGCCGGACCGCTGTGGATCGGAAAGTTCTCCGATCGAAGGTTTACCGAGAAAGTGCTTGAAGAGATGCCCGCCGAATGGGAGGACGGCCGGGAGATAGTAGAACGCGTTGATTCGGAGGCAGAGATCATAACCCCGTTCTATGATTTACACGAGCTGTGTTCGAACATGGGCGTTTCCTCGCCGAAGAGAGATCCGGTTATAGAGAAGATCCACGAGAAAGGGTATCCGATCTCCCGAACGCATTTTTCACCGACAGGCTTCCGGACCGATGCTCCGCTGGATGATATCAAGGAAGCGATAACAGAGGTAAGAAAGGAAAGAGCCGGCTGA